A genomic segment from Actinoplanes sichuanensis encodes:
- a CDS encoding aldehyde dehydrogenase family protein — protein MTEVQATVEKARSAARWWGGLSHNERRSRLLAWKRHIARHIGELAALIAEETGKPQDDAALEVMLAVEHLDWAARNAGKVLGRHKVPSGMLAANHVATLEYLPLGVIGVIGPWNYPVYTPLGSVSYALAAGNAVVFKPSEHTPRTGAWLADAWATAVPGEPVLQAVLGDGAVGAELTWSGVDKIAFTGSAATARKVMATCAETLTPLVVEGGGKDAMIVAADADLDAAARAAAFGGFGNAGQTCAGVERVYVERSVYPEFLNRLSGLTPGPQRMTTPEQPSIVRAHVDDALARGGRAVVGGPSETSAVAAVILAEVPEDSIAVTEETFGPTIVVNPVDNVEEAIRLTNASKYGLAASIFSKDSHGATGVARQLRTGAASVNAVLGFAGVPALPFGGVGDSGFGRIHGADGLREFSRAQSVTRQRFAAPMDLMRLDRDPKVMQRALKLFHFRHGR, from the coding sequence ATGACCGAGGTTCAGGCAACAGTCGAGAAAGCCCGGTCGGCCGCACGATGGTGGGGCGGGCTCAGCCATAACGAACGCCGCAGCCGTCTGCTGGCCTGGAAGCGGCACATCGCACGGCACATCGGGGAACTGGCGGCACTGATCGCCGAGGAGACCGGCAAACCGCAGGACGACGCCGCGCTCGAGGTGATGCTCGCGGTCGAGCACCTGGACTGGGCGGCCCGCAACGCCGGCAAGGTGCTGGGCCGGCACAAGGTGCCGAGCGGGATGCTGGCCGCCAACCACGTCGCCACGCTGGAATACCTGCCGCTCGGCGTGATCGGGGTGATCGGGCCGTGGAACTATCCGGTCTACACGCCGCTGGGCTCGGTGTCCTACGCGCTGGCCGCCGGCAACGCCGTGGTGTTCAAGCCGAGCGAGCACACCCCGCGCACCGGGGCGTGGCTGGCCGACGCGTGGGCGACCGCGGTCCCGGGTGAGCCGGTGCTGCAGGCGGTTCTCGGGGATGGGGCGGTCGGCGCGGAGCTGACCTGGTCGGGTGTGGACAAGATCGCGTTCACCGGGTCGGCGGCGACCGCCCGCAAGGTGATGGCGACCTGCGCGGAGACGCTCACCCCGCTGGTCGTCGAGGGCGGCGGTAAGGACGCGATGATCGTGGCGGCGGACGCCGATCTGGACGCGGCGGCGCGGGCCGCGGCATTCGGCGGGTTCGGCAACGCGGGGCAGACGTGTGCGGGGGTGGAGCGGGTCTATGTGGAGCGTTCGGTCTATCCGGAGTTCCTCAACCGGCTGAGCGGCCTCACCCCCGGGCCTCAGCGGATGACCACGCCGGAGCAGCCGTCGATCGTGCGGGCGCACGTGGACGATGCGCTGGCCCGTGGTGGCCGGGCGGTGGTCGGCGGCCCATCGGAGACCTCCGCCGTCGCAGCGGTGATCCTGGCCGAAGTGCCCGAGGACAGCATCGCGGTCACCGAGGAGACGTTCGGGCCGACGATCGTGGTCAATCCGGTGGACAACGTGGAGGAGGCGATTCGCCTGACCAACGCCTCCAAATACGGACTTGCCGCCTCGATCTTCTCGAAGGACTCGCACGGGGCCACCGGCGTCGCCCGGCAGTTGCGCACCGGGGCGGCCTCGGTCAACGCGGTCCTCGGGTTCGCGGGCGTGCCGGCACTGCCGTTCGGTGGGGTGGGCGACTCCGGCTTCGGGCGGATCCACGGGGCGGACGGGCTGCGCGAGTTCTCCCGGGCGCAGTCGGTGACTCGGCAGCGGTTCGCGGCGCCGATGGACCTGATGCGGCTGGACCGGGATCCGAAGGTGATGCAGCGGGCGCTGAAGCTGTTCCATTTCCGCCACGGGCGGTGA
- a CDS encoding acyl-CoA dehydrogenase family protein, whose product MSIDLSDEQKAFTEAVDDFCRREAGTREQRGDSPHHPGLYRKMADLGWLGVTIPEEYGGSGAGMLDTCLFLEHVAYGQAPVGGFTTSAIVAAAVQRSGSDEQKKTVLGGLVNGRVYSIAMSEPEAGSDVANLSCRAVRTDDDWIVNGQKTWCSNAHLADAILLVARTGGRPGEHAGLTMLMVPADAPGLRISGIETMGGKEVNDLYFTDVRLPADAVVGTVDKGWQQLMAGLNTERLILAALMLGTAQRAFDDALDFIRQRKQFGRPVGSFQALRHRVADLATEIECCRLLVHRVATLADRDPDKVLPRESSMVKLKTTEVARQVALAGMQMMGGYGYATEYDMERHVRATLVSTIYGGTSEIQRDIIGKTYGL is encoded by the coding sequence ATGAGTATCGATCTCAGCGACGAACAGAAGGCGTTCACCGAGGCTGTCGACGACTTCTGCCGCCGCGAGGCCGGCACCCGCGAGCAGCGCGGCGACAGCCCTCACCACCCCGGCCTGTACCGCAAGATGGCCGACCTCGGCTGGCTCGGCGTCACCATTCCCGAGGAGTACGGCGGCTCCGGCGCCGGCATGCTCGACACCTGCCTGTTCCTGGAACACGTCGCCTACGGCCAGGCCCCCGTCGGCGGCTTCACCACCAGCGCGATCGTCGCCGCCGCGGTGCAGCGGTCCGGCTCCGACGAGCAGAAGAAGACAGTGCTCGGCGGCCTGGTCAACGGCCGGGTCTACTCGATCGCGATGTCCGAGCCGGAGGCCGGTTCGGACGTCGCCAACCTGTCCTGCCGGGCGGTCCGCACCGACGACGACTGGATCGTCAACGGCCAGAAGACGTGGTGCTCCAACGCCCACCTCGCCGACGCCATCCTGCTCGTCGCCCGTACCGGAGGCCGCCCCGGCGAACACGCCGGCCTCACCATGCTGATGGTCCCGGCCGATGCTCCCGGCCTGCGGATCAGTGGCATCGAGACGATGGGCGGCAAGGAGGTCAACGACCTCTACTTCACCGACGTCCGGCTGCCCGCCGACGCCGTCGTCGGCACCGTCGACAAGGGCTGGCAGCAGCTGATGGCCGGCTTGAACACCGAACGCCTGATCCTGGCCGCCCTGATGCTCGGCACCGCACAGCGCGCCTTCGACGACGCCCTCGACTTCATCCGGCAGCGCAAACAGTTCGGCCGCCCGGTCGGCTCCTTCCAGGCGCTACGCCACCGGGTCGCCGACCTGGCCACCGAGATCGAATGCTGCCGCCTGCTGGTGCACCGGGTCGCCACCCTCGCCGACCGCGACCCGGACAAGGTCCTGCCGCGCGAGAGCAGCATGGTCAAACTCAAGACCACCGAGGTGGCCCGGCAGGTCGCGCTGGCCGGCATGCAGATGATGGGCGGCTACGGCTACGCCACCGAATACGACATGGAACGCCACGTCCGGGCCACCCTGGTCTCGACCATCTACGGCGGCACCAGCGAGATCCAGCGAGACATCATCGGAAAAACCTACGGACTCTGA
- a CDS encoding DUF1304 domain-containing protein, which yields MLIIGNVLAAFVALIHVYIAVLEMFLWTKPQGRKAFGFTPEFAEQTRVLGLNQGLYNGFLAAGLIWGLLGGGFAPIVFFLICVAIAGIVGALTASRRIIYIQTVPAVLALIPTILAH from the coding sequence ATGCTGATCATCGGGAACGTCCTGGCCGCCTTCGTGGCACTGATCCACGTCTACATCGCGGTCCTGGAGATGTTCCTCTGGACCAAGCCGCAGGGCCGCAAGGCGTTCGGTTTCACGCCGGAGTTCGCCGAGCAGACCAGGGTGCTCGGCCTGAACCAGGGTCTCTACAACGGTTTCCTGGCCGCCGGCCTGATCTGGGGCCTGCTGGGCGGAGGCTTCGCCCCCATCGTCTTCTTCCTGATCTGCGTGGCGATCGCCGGCATCGTCGGAGCCTTGACCGCAAGCCGCCGCATCATCTACATCCAGACGGTCCCCGCGGTCCTGGCCCTGATCCCCACCATCCTGGCCCACTGA
- a CDS encoding type II toxin-antitoxin system HicB family antitoxin — MAESRTVTVPVVVERDEDGVWCAHARLPPGVGAHGEGDTEEAALEDLREALTGLIEEFG; from the coding sequence ATGGCCGAGTCTCGCACGGTAACTGTGCCGGTCGTCGTGGAGCGCGACGAGGACGGCGTGTGGTGCGCCCATGCCCGACTACCTCCGGGAGTCGGGGCTCACGGTGAGGGCGACACCGAGGAAGCCGCGCTGGAAGACCTCCGCGAGGCACTGACCGGCCTGATAGAGGAGTTCGGGTAG
- a CDS encoding carboxypeptidase-like regulatory domain-containing protein — MFFVSVRRLLATALAVLLAGFLLTTGAAPALADPAAPTGTFEGWVKDPGGLPLEGVTVTLEPGGYQQNSDASGRVLFTDLPVGEYLVSASTTLNGDCPVSRSQLLFVDQYGITFGLTLYTEDGEPCPPPAEPEVPAATLGGLVWGEAVAGVTVTLQPGGLQATTNEWGGFEFPGLAAGTYTLTATAAGGDCGLTASLEAVLGGTDSWYDLFLEPTVCP; from the coding sequence ATGTTCTTTGTCTCGGTCCGGCGTCTGCTGGCCACCGCACTCGCGGTGTTGCTGGCCGGCTTTCTTCTCACCACCGGGGCGGCGCCTGCTCTCGCCGACCCTGCGGCACCGACCGGCACGTTCGAGGGATGGGTCAAGGATCCTGGTGGGCTTCCGCTCGAAGGTGTGACGGTCACTCTGGAGCCGGGCGGCTACCAGCAGAACTCCGACGCCTCCGGCCGGGTCCTCTTCACGGACCTTCCGGTCGGTGAGTACCTGGTGTCCGCGTCCACGACGTTGAACGGCGACTGCCCGGTTTCGAGGAGCCAGCTGCTCTTCGTCGACCAGTACGGAATCACCTTCGGGCTGACCCTGTACACGGAGGACGGCGAGCCGTGCCCGCCGCCGGCCGAGCCGGAGGTTCCGGCGGCGACGCTGGGCGGCCTGGTGTGGGGCGAAGCCGTCGCCGGGGTCACCGTCACGCTCCAGCCGGGCGGTCTCCAGGCCACCACCAACGAGTGGGGCGGTTTCGAGTTCCCCGGCTTGGCCGCGGGCACCTACACGCTGACGGCCACCGCCGCCGGCGGTGACTGCGGTCTCACCGCGAGCCTGGAAGCCGTCCTCGGCGGCACGGACTCGTGGTACGACCTCTTCCTGGAGCCCACTGTCTGCCCCTGA
- a CDS encoding ribbon-helix-helix domain-containing protein — protein sequence MAVKKVTVTLPEELVEALGSAAREEGVPLSRLVASAAENELRRRVGRKLVADWQAEHGAFTLEELAAARAEMAAADAEAFDVAETTAA from the coding sequence ATGGCGGTCAAGAAGGTCACGGTAACGCTCCCCGAGGAACTGGTCGAGGCTCTCGGCTCGGCCGCACGTGAGGAAGGCGTCCCGCTGTCGCGACTGGTGGCGAGTGCGGCGGAGAACGAGCTGCGCCGAAGGGTCGGCCGAAAGCTCGTCGCCGATTGGCAGGCCGAGCACGGGGCGTTCACGCTCGAGGAGCTTGCGGCTGCACGGGCCGAGATGGCCGCGGCGGATGCGGAGGCCTTCGACGTCGCCGAGACGACGGCGGCATGA
- a CDS encoding type II toxin-antitoxin system VapC family toxin has translation MYDAGVLLAIDDNDRRMWTIHHLAVEEGRRLLIPAVIVAQAWRDGRRQVQLGRFLHSCEVVPVGMETAKAAGVLCGKAGTRDVVDATVVAFALAYGAIVFTSDPDDITRLGAAAEVKPGLVVRRV, from the coding sequence GTGTACGACGCCGGCGTGCTGCTGGCGATCGACGACAATGACCGGCGCATGTGGACGATTCATCACCTGGCGGTGGAGGAGGGGCGTCGTCTTCTGATTCCCGCTGTCATCGTGGCGCAGGCCTGGCGTGATGGGCGCCGCCAAGTGCAGCTCGGCAGGTTTCTGCACAGCTGCGAAGTCGTCCCGGTCGGCATGGAGACGGCGAAAGCAGCCGGGGTGCTGTGCGGAAAGGCGGGCACCCGTGATGTCGTCGACGCCACCGTGGTCGCGTTCGCTCTGGCCTATGGCGCGATCGTGTTCACCAGCGATCCGGACGACATCACACGACTGGGAGCCGCGGCAGAGGTCAAACCGGGACTGGTCGTCCGCCGGGTGTGA
- a CDS encoding Hsp70 family protein has protein sequence MSVSARPDPESLGMYALGIDLGTTYTAAAVWRDGHVEIASLGSRSAAVPSVVLLRSDETVLTGETASRRGLTEPNRVAREFKRRLGDPTPILLGGVPYSAESLMARMLRSVIDEVSSREGGEPERICVSHPANWGPYKIDLLYQVIRLAGIEGPVQLVTEPQAAAVFYARQQRLEPGATVAVYDLGGGTFDAAVLRKTVGGFELIGKPEGIERLGGIDFDAAVFAHVAGALGGALDSLDEDDPAATAAVARLREECVQAKEALSADTDVTIPVSLPNLTTEVRLTRAELESMVRPVLHGPIDVLRRTIRSAGVEPGDLDAVLLVGGSSRIPLVGQMVAAELGRPVAVDAHPKHAVALGAAWQAGAEISEAGTALVLPAAVDPWATGAAEAVPAAWPDNALPIPATPDVSGSSAAVSTQNAPRAVAQNASSAVAQSASSAAAQDASSAAAQDAAAAAVSGHSGWGGGLSGEAGSGAGLSSEAGSGAMDSGAAEASAAIRPVDGDGMAGPHTPIPGGSQAGPHPPIPGGSQGGPHPPIPGGNQGGAAAESGRSLGTVLVAALVVVMMAGVAGTAWALGRLDDGAKNPETPSAGASPQHSGGQHSQDPAGVTGSPSAAPSTAAALLPADEACTDQMRQSARWVCLTRATIRDGKFTLWYEAEWNDEKPDTVNGFHLHIYGGDGQSPKESTMGSQATAHGKYYYEDKQPSVRKITDQDFEAVGDAVKVCARIAKSGHGLALAADGSYHTGNCIPIVRE, from the coding sequence GTGTCGGTCTCGGCTCGACCGGATCCGGAGTCACTCGGGATGTATGCGCTCGGTATCGACCTGGGAACCACCTACACGGCGGCGGCGGTGTGGCGCGACGGGCACGTCGAGATCGCGTCGCTGGGCAGCCGGTCGGCGGCTGTTCCGTCGGTGGTGTTGCTGCGGTCCGACGAGACGGTTCTGACCGGTGAGACCGCCAGTCGGCGTGGTCTGACCGAACCGAATCGGGTGGCCCGGGAGTTCAAGCGCCGCCTCGGCGACCCGACTCCGATCCTGCTCGGCGGGGTGCCGTACTCGGCGGAGTCCCTGATGGCCCGGATGCTGCGATCAGTGATCGACGAGGTGTCGTCGCGTGAGGGCGGTGAGCCGGAGCGGATCTGCGTGTCGCATCCGGCCAACTGGGGGCCGTACAAGATCGATCTGTTGTATCAGGTGATCCGGCTCGCCGGCATCGAAGGGCCGGTTCAGCTGGTTACCGAACCGCAGGCCGCGGCGGTCTTCTACGCCCGGCAGCAGCGGCTGGAGCCGGGTGCGACGGTGGCCGTCTACGACCTCGGTGGTGGCACCTTCGACGCGGCGGTGCTGCGTAAGACGGTCGGCGGCTTCGAGTTGATCGGCAAGCCGGAGGGGATCGAGCGGCTCGGCGGGATCGATTTCGACGCTGCGGTCTTCGCCCACGTCGCCGGGGCGCTCGGCGGCGCCCTCGACTCCCTCGACGAGGACGATCCGGCGGCGACCGCCGCCGTCGCCCGCCTCCGGGAGGAGTGCGTGCAGGCGAAGGAGGCGTTGTCGGCCGACACCGACGTGACGATTCCGGTGTCACTGCCGAACCTCACCACGGAGGTACGGCTCACCCGCGCCGAATTGGAGTCGATGGTCCGTCCGGTGCTGCACGGGCCGATCGACGTGTTGCGCCGCACGATCCGGTCGGCTGGTGTCGAGCCGGGCGACCTGGACGCGGTTCTGCTGGTCGGCGGCTCGTCCCGGATTCCGCTGGTGGGCCAGATGGTCGCCGCGGAGTTGGGTCGCCCGGTGGCGGTCGACGCGCACCCCAAACACGCGGTGGCCCTCGGCGCGGCGTGGCAGGCGGGCGCGGAGATCTCCGAGGCGGGCACCGCTCTGGTGCTGCCCGCGGCCGTCGACCCGTGGGCGACCGGCGCTGCCGAGGCGGTCCCCGCGGCCTGGCCCGACAACGCCCTGCCGATCCCCGCCACACCCGACGTCTCCGGTTCCTCCGCCGCCGTATCGACCCAGAACGCTCCGCGCGCCGTGGCTCAGAACGCCTCGAGTGCCGTGGCTCAGAGCGCCTCGAGTGCCGCGGCCCAGGACGCCTCGAGTGCCGCGGCCCAGGACGCCGCCGCCGCTGCCGTGTCCGGCCATTCCGGTTGGGGTGGGGGCCTGTCCGGCGAGGCCGGTTCGGGTGCGGGCCTGTCCAGCGAGGCCGGTTCGGGCGCGATGGATTCCGGTGCGGCCGAGGCGAGCGCGGCGATCCGGCCGGTCGACGGCGACGGCATGGCCGGACCGCACACGCCGATCCCCGGCGGGAGTCAGGCCGGACCGCACCCGCCGATCCCCGGCGGGAGTCAGGGTGGACCGCACCCGCCGATTCCCGGCGGGAATCAGGGTGGAGCCGCCGCCGAATCGGGGCGTTCGCTCGGCACGGTCCTGGTCGCCGCGCTGGTGGTGGTGATGATGGCGGGCGTCGCGGGCACGGCCTGGGCACTGGGCCGGCTCGACGACGGCGCGAAGAACCCGGAGACGCCGTCGGCCGGGGCGAGCCCGCAGCACAGCGGCGGGCAGCACAGCCAGGACCCGGCCGGTGTGACAGGTTCGCCGAGCGCGGCACCGAGCACCGCCGCCGCGCTGCTCCCGGCGGACGAGGCCTGCACCGATCAGATGCGGCAGAGTGCACGCTGGGTCTGCCTCACCCGGGCCACCATCCGGGACGGGAAGTTCACCCTCTGGTATGAAGCCGAGTGGAACGACGAGAAACCGGACACGGTGAACGGCTTCCACCTGCACATCTACGGCGGTGACGGGCAGTCGCCGAAGGAGTCGACGATGGGCAGCCAGGCGACCGCGCACGGGAAGTACTACTACGAGGACAAGCAGCCGTCGGTACGGAAGATCACCGACCAGGACTTCGAAGCGGTCGGTGACGCCGTGAAGGTCTGTGCCCGGATCGCCAAGTCCGGCCACGGTCTGGCCCTGGCCGCGGACGGCAGCTACCACACCGGCAACTGCATCCCGATCGTCCGCGAGTGA
- a CDS encoding ankyrin repeat domain-containing protein produces the protein MVSATFLDEKDRWIAGEAGIAVFADRLILGARPPIDDETLEAVAARCAGPVPAALAALWRVSFGGRIDYQLDGQISFTELFWPGSDGYHDLWGWIDHEQEAGNVRFLPFGGFEYLDRLYADIETGRVVYWQQGLAPGWELTDGDRAGGLAADVRALFRQLALEDDPWAGGDADAGADLRDAVDELADEHPAVADKLRDLVRSAVLDWRAALAAGTLVESPRLRRLALDRAASAGDTGLLAHLAETGCDLTEPVRGGLAPIDIALVNGRLEAARSLLDRRVPVTNTLRTGAHAVTADLARALLARGALVTADAVGGAIDNPDPEVLRLVAARLPASVEARAHVPRLRMLAAQAAHAADRSGDRLMRDRATVLRELADMITAGAGS, from the coding sequence ATGGTGTCAGCGACGTTCCTCGATGAAAAGGATCGGTGGATCGCCGGCGAAGCCGGGATCGCCGTTTTCGCTGACCGGCTGATCCTCGGGGCGCGGCCGCCGATCGACGACGAGACCCTGGAAGCGGTGGCGGCCCGGTGTGCCGGGCCGGTGCCGGCGGCGCTGGCCGCGCTGTGGCGGGTGAGTTTCGGTGGGCGGATCGACTATCAGCTGGATGGGCAGATCTCGTTCACCGAGTTGTTCTGGCCGGGCTCGGATGGATATCACGATCTGTGGGGCTGGATCGACCACGAGCAAGAGGCGGGAAATGTGCGGTTTCTGCCGTTCGGTGGGTTCGAGTACCTCGATCGGCTCTATGCGGACATCGAGACCGGGCGGGTCGTCTACTGGCAGCAGGGGCTCGCGCCGGGTTGGGAGCTGACCGACGGCGACCGGGCGGGCGGGCTCGCGGCGGACGTGCGGGCGCTGTTCAGGCAGTTGGCGCTGGAGGACGACCCGTGGGCGGGCGGTGACGCCGACGCCGGCGCCGATCTGCGGGACGCCGTCGACGAGCTGGCCGACGAGCATCCGGCGGTCGCGGACAAGCTGCGTGACCTGGTGCGGTCGGCGGTTCTGGACTGGCGGGCGGCGCTGGCCGCGGGAACGCTTGTCGAGTCGCCCCGGCTGCGGCGGCTGGCGCTGGACCGGGCCGCGTCCGCCGGTGACACCGGCCTGCTGGCACACCTGGCCGAGACCGGCTGCGACCTGACCGAACCGGTCCGCGGCGGATTGGCGCCGATCGACATCGCCCTGGTCAACGGCCGTCTGGAGGCGGCCCGGAGCCTGCTCGACCGGCGGGTCCCGGTGACGAACACGCTGCGTACCGGCGCGCACGCGGTGACCGCCGACCTGGCGCGGGCGCTGCTGGCCCGCGGCGCGCTGGTCACCGCCGACGCCGTGGGCGGGGCGATCGACAACCCCGACCCGGAGGTGTTACGGCTGGTCGCGGCACGTCTGCCGGCGTCGGTCGAGGCGCGGGCGCACGTGCCGCGGTTGCGGATGCTGGCGGCGCAGGCCGCGCACGCCGCGGACCGCTCGGGGGATCGGCTGATGCGCGACCGGGCGACCGTCCTGAGAGAACTCGCGGATATGATCACGGCCGGTGCGGGCTCGTAG
- a CDS encoding lysoplasmalogenase, whose product MILRLYLAIAAIEIVAVAADWTAVQWMTKPLLGPLLILYMLTRGRRDLVTVALGFATAGDVALLVPGQVAFLIGMGFFLVAQLCFVAAFRPLRAKYAVPYGLLWVPANLLLWSRLGALAVPVLIYSLALTMMAAAAAGVSRRVAAGGLLFLVSDLLIGLGAAGLRPPAHGVLVMTTYAAALYLITTGWVRARSSST is encoded by the coding sequence ATGATCCTGCGCCTGTATCTCGCGATCGCGGCGATCGAGATCGTCGCCGTGGCCGCCGACTGGACAGCCGTCCAGTGGATGACCAAACCGCTGCTCGGGCCGCTACTGATCCTCTACATGCTGACGCGCGGGCGGCGCGACCTCGTCACCGTGGCGCTCGGGTTCGCCACCGCCGGGGACGTCGCGCTACTCGTGCCGGGGCAGGTCGCGTTCCTGATCGGGATGGGGTTCTTCCTCGTCGCGCAACTCTGCTTCGTCGCGGCGTTCCGGCCACTGCGCGCGAAGTACGCGGTGCCCTACGGCCTGTTGTGGGTGCCGGCCAACCTGCTGCTCTGGTCTCGGCTGGGTGCTCTGGCCGTACCCGTGCTGATCTACAGCCTCGCGCTGACCATGATGGCGGCGGCAGCGGCCGGAGTCTCCCGGCGGGTCGCCGCCGGTGGTCTGCTCTTCCTCGTCTCCGACCTGCTGATCGGGCTCGGCGCGGCGGGATTGCGGCCGCCCGCCCACGGCGTCCTGGTGATGACCACCTACGCCGCGGCGCTGTACCTGATCACCACCGGATGGGTGCGCGCACGATCATCATCGACCTGA
- a CDS encoding sterol desaturase family protein, with protein sequence MIPAVLYAVPAFLLLIVMEFLSFRFLPDDEERGYEARDTATSLSMGLGSQIIGVPWKLFTAVAFAGLYVISPVKLDPHDWWVWVLLFFVDDLAYYWFHRLHHEVRVLWAGHVVHHSSQFFNLSTALRQSWTPMTALPFWLGLAALGFPPWMIFLQQSISLAYQFFLHTERVDRMWRPIEWFFNTPSHHRVHHGSNDPYLDRNYGGILIIWDRLFRSFEPEGETVRYGLTSNIQTYNPLKVATHEYAAIWRDLRGARSWRHRAGYLFGPPGWQPTA encoded by the coding sequence ATGATCCCCGCCGTCCTCTACGCGGTCCCCGCGTTCCTCCTGCTCATCGTCATGGAATTCCTGTCGTTCCGGTTCCTGCCGGACGACGAGGAACGCGGCTACGAGGCCCGCGACACCGCCACCAGCCTGTCCATGGGCCTGGGCAGCCAGATCATCGGCGTGCCGTGGAAACTGTTCACCGCCGTCGCGTTCGCCGGGCTCTACGTGATCAGCCCGGTCAAGCTCGACCCACACGACTGGTGGGTGTGGGTGCTGCTGTTCTTCGTCGACGACCTGGCCTACTACTGGTTCCACCGGCTGCACCACGAGGTGCGGGTGCTGTGGGCCGGGCACGTGGTGCACCACTCCAGCCAGTTCTTCAACCTGTCGACGGCGCTGCGGCAGAGCTGGACCCCGATGACCGCACTGCCGTTCTGGCTCGGGCTCGCCGCCCTCGGCTTCCCGCCCTGGATGATCTTCCTGCAGCAGTCGATCAGCCTCGCCTACCAGTTCTTCCTGCACACCGAGCGGGTCGACCGGATGTGGCGGCCGATCGAGTGGTTCTTCAACACACCGTCGCATCACCGGGTGCACCACGGCTCCAACGACCCGTACCTGGACCGCAACTACGGCGGCATCCTGATCATCTGGGACCGGCTGTTCCGCAGCTTCGAACCCGAGGGCGAGACGGTCCGGTACGGCCTGACCAGCAACATCCAGACGTACAACCCGCTCAAGGTGGCGACACACGAATACGCGGCGATCTGGCGGGACCTGCGGGGCGCGCGTTCGTGGCGGCACCGGGCCGGCTACCTGTTCGGGCCGCCCGGCTGGCAGCCGACCGCATGA
- a CDS encoding FadR/GntR family transcriptional regulator, translating to MTFAPLDRQSVSDQVFGRLRDAVLSGRYAAGDALPGERDLAAAFGVNRHAVREALRRLQQLGLVRVSQGGATRVQDWRATAGLDLAMALTQTGDVLPVPTLARDVMEMRAGIGADAARLCALRADAQARAAVAAAVEDYAAVVPDLTAMGVADLAVWRRIIEGSGNIAYLLAYNSLTAGDLAVGHVPPHLRAAELLDVALHRRLATLIADGDATGAERAARALLTPSVPASDSTASSRRADRR from the coding sequence ATGACGTTCGCACCACTCGACCGGCAGTCCGTCTCCGATCAGGTGTTCGGCCGGCTGCGTGACGCCGTTCTCAGCGGCCGTTACGCAGCCGGCGACGCCCTGCCCGGCGAGCGTGACCTGGCCGCCGCGTTCGGAGTCAACCGGCACGCCGTCCGGGAGGCGCTACGCCGCCTCCAGCAGCTCGGCCTGGTCCGGGTCAGCCAGGGCGGCGCCACCCGGGTGCAGGACTGGCGGGCCACCGCCGGCCTCGACCTGGCCATGGCGCTCACCCAGACCGGCGACGTGCTGCCGGTGCCGACGCTGGCCCGCGACGTGATGGAGATGCGGGCCGGCATCGGTGCCGACGCGGCCCGGCTCTGCGCCCTGCGCGCGGATGCGCAGGCGCGGGCCGCGGTCGCCGCCGCCGTCGAGGATTACGCCGCCGTGGTGCCCGACCTCACCGCGATGGGCGTGGCCGACCTGGCCGTGTGGCGGCGCATCATCGAGGGCTCCGGCAACATCGCGTACCTGCTGGCGTACAACAGCCTCACCGCCGGTGACCTGGCCGTCGGGCACGTCCCGCCGCACCTGCGGGCCGCCGAGCTGCTCGACGTCGCCCTGCACCGCCGCCTCGCCACGCTGATCGCCGACGGCGACGCCACCGGCGCCGAGCGGGCGGCCCGGGCGCTGCTCACCCCGTCGGTGCCCGCGTCCGACTCCACCGCCTCCAGCAGGAGGGCCGACCGCCGATGA